Proteins co-encoded in one Nicotiana sylvestris chromosome 7, ASM39365v2, whole genome shotgun sequence genomic window:
- the LOC104234540 gene encoding E3 ubiquitin-protein ligase HAKAI homolog translates to MLQIRLSKPASESGGGAKSLPSDSITVACPDHLVLADLPVAKSLGSANAASLLKTVGRRSRRQLGERVHFCVRCDFPIAIYGRLSPCEHAFCLDCARSDSLCYLCDERIQKIQTIKLMEGIFICAAPHCLKSFLKKTEFESHIHENHGDLLHQTAEKDGNVSESASARKPAASDSTVQAPPRPLFSPSSGSQVHDREDKSHHSQTRDQQPPRLVMQPKPTPPFAGSIQNHPLEQQSDSNPPPGFERPGSQNRFPQQGFDTQGALRPEPGQFPDKQQGIIGGSPFPEYPMHMSQPHGFAVPMSSNPVLAPQFGYPQFAPDGAQPFYGAPFEMPRPDSTPEMGSEQGSLLGFPPGAAGSMNFAENYPRPWNMGQQVGPFERSAVQPPGDGFVNAADPQGRPVFFQGDYGRNAGIMPSNLPPPPSANRGSEGGQSGNSMDNRDSKGILMPQPMTLPPPPPLPHPMSQLQRGGRHYSDASHDGQGFGWQHEKRDSYGSSQD, encoded by the exons ATGCTTCAGATCAGGCTAAGCAAACCAGCCAGTGAGAGTGGTGGAGGTGCTAAGTCTTTGCCTTCGGACAGTATTACAGTTGCTTGTCCTGATCACCTTGTTTTAGCTGATCTTCCTGTAGCCAAGAGCCTTGGTTCAGCAAATGCTGCTTCTCTGCTCAAGACTGTTGGCCGCCGGTCCCGTCGCCAGCTTGGTGAACGAGTACATTTTTGTGTCCGTTGTGACTTTCCAATTGCTATTTATGGACGTCTG AGCCCATGTGAACATGCCTTCTGCTTAGATTGTGCCAGGAGTGATTCTCTCTGCTACCT CTGCGATGAACGCATTCAGAAGATTCAGACAATTAAATTGATGGAAGGGATCTTCATCTGTGCAGCTCCGCATTGTCTCAAGTCCTTTCTGAAGAAGACTGAATTTGAATCTCATATTCATGAGAATCACGGTGATCTCCTTCATCAAACTGCAGAAAAAGATGGAAATGTTTCGGAGTCTGCCAGTGCTAGAAAACCTGCAGCCTCTGATTCTACAGTGCAAGCACCGCCTAGGCCCCTATTTTCTCCTAGTTCAGGTTCCCAGGTACATGATCGTGAAGACAAATCTCATCATTCTCAAACTAGAGACCAACAGCCTCCTAGGCTTGTCATGCAACCAAAGCCAACACCACCTTTCGCTGGGTCAATCCAAAATCATCCATTAGAGCAACAGTCTGATAGTAATCCTCCTCCGGGCTTTGAAAGGCCCGGCAGCCAGAACCGGTTTCCCCAACAAGGTTTTGACACACAGGGCGCATTGCGGCCAGAGCCAGGTCAGTTTCCAGACAAGCAACAAGGGATTATAGGGGGTTCCCCTTTCCCTGAATATCCTATGCACATGTCCCAACCTCATGGCTTTGCAGTGCCTATGAGTTCGAATCCAGTTTTGGCTCCTCAATTTGGTTATCCTCAGTTTGCACCCGATGGAGCTCAACCATTTTATGGTGCCCCGTTTGAGATGCCTAGGCCAGACTCAACTCCTGAAATGGGATCAGAACAAGGGTCTTTGCTAGGTTTTCCACCCGGCGCTGCAGGAAGTATGAATTTTGCAGAAAATTACCCTCGGCCATGGAATATGGGGCAGCAGGTTGGGCCTTTTGAGCGCTCTGCAGTTCAACCTCCTGGGGATGGTTTTGTAAATGCCGCTGATCCTCAAGGAAGACCCGTATTTTTCCAAGGAGACTATGGAAGGAATGCCGGTATAATGCCCTCAAACCTGCCACCTCCACCTTCAGCCAACCGAGGATCGGAAGGTGGACAGAGTGGAAATTCAATGGACAACAGAGATAGCAAGGGTATATTGATGCCACAACCTATGACCCTTCCACCACCCCCACCTTTACCACATCCCATGTCACAACTTCAAAGAGGAGGCAGGCACTACTCTGATGCTAGTCATGATGGACAGGGCTTTGGTTGGCAACACGAGAAGCGTGATAGTTATGGAAGCAGCCAGGACTAG